The following proteins come from a genomic window of Nostoc sp. TCL26-01:
- a CDS encoding glycosyltransferase codes for MRKLYFLVPGTDGKFACGGLWAELKTWQLAQQICAADVVTYRQREQGKLFLDDLLQEPNLDDVIFVISWGFDIAKLAAKLQPYNVVYHAHSAGYKFDLPASIPIITVSRNTMGYWGQKSPDNLIYYLPNEISQEFKNLYLERDIDVLVQVRKSSEYLLKQLIPVLQEKCKVEVVNSYIEDLPGLFNRAKVYLYDSAEYWAQQNVSEGFGLQPMEALACGCQVFSSVNGGLADYLDPGFNCYKIAGYSREYDEQRILKVISSFTPLNLSAEFMAEYRHENIIKRLQVILDELNEFFDHKKHQSSNIPSLTRVRLAKLFMQRIYSKLQKKYFHDL; via the coding sequence ATGCGAAAATTATACTTTTTAGTGCCTGGGACTGATGGCAAATTTGCCTGTGGTGGTTTGTGGGCGGAGTTAAAAACATGGCAACTGGCACAACAAATCTGTGCTGCTGATGTGGTGACTTACCGTCAAAGAGAACAGGGTAAGTTGTTTCTAGATGATTTGCTGCAAGAGCCAAATTTAGATGATGTGATTTTTGTGATTAGTTGGGGTTTTGATATAGCTAAATTAGCTGCAAAACTCCAGCCATATAATGTTGTTTATCATGCTCACAGTGCAGGTTATAAATTTGATTTACCTGCAAGTATTCCGATCATTACTGTGAGTCGTAATACAATGGGATATTGGGGACAAAAATCACCGGATAACTTGATTTATTATTTGCCTAATGAAATTAGTCAGGAATTTAAAAATTTATATTTAGAAAGGGATATAGATGTTTTGGTGCAGGTGAGAAAATCTTCTGAGTATTTATTAAAACAACTCATTCCGGTTTTACAAGAAAAATGTAAAGTAGAGGTAGTTAATTCCTATATTGAAGATTTACCTGGTTTATTTAATCGCGCCAAGGTTTATCTTTATGACTCTGCTGAATACTGGGCGCAACAAAATGTGAGTGAAGGTTTTGGATTACAGCCAATGGAAGCTCTAGCTTGTGGTTGTCAGGTTTTTTCCAGCGTGAATGGTGGACTTGCAGATTATTTAGATCCAGGATTTAACTGCTATAAAATTGCTGGATATTCTAGAGAATACGATGAGCAACGTATTCTTAAGGTCATAAGTTCTTTCACGCCACTTAATTTATCAGCAGAATTTATGGCTGAATATCGCCATGAAAATATTATTAAACGTTTGCAAGTAATTTTAGATGAATTGAACGAGTTTTTTGACCACAAAAAGCATCAATCAAGCAATATTCCTAGTTTGACAAGAGTACGGTTAG
- a CDS encoding chorismate lyase — protein MTATFTPSNNSTLPAAWHRLTPIWQGGEEVIRQSLPHTQLAPAWQLMLLGDGSPTRHLELLTGEPTEVDVIDMSLIGTDLDGAPDLIQSVPEPRLRRQVWLRTASGQRLAYATSWWEASHVDEYLQNRSLPIWASLARLRTELYRDVRGIYCGYSDALESGFGVKGPFWGRHYLFWHHGQPLTLIYEVFSPYLTKYLGAMQLSPDDGKV, from the coding sequence TTGACTGCAACTTTTACTCCAAGCAACAACTCAACACTGCCAGCAGCGTGGCATCGCCTCACCCCGATTTGGCAAGGTGGGGAAGAAGTAATCAGACAAAGTTTGCCTCATACCCAGTTGGCTCCGGCTTGGCAACTGATGCTTTTAGGCGATGGTTCGCCCACGAGACATTTGGAATTACTCACAGGTGAACCCACAGAAGTAGATGTAATTGATATGTCCTTGATTGGTACAGACTTGGATGGTGCGCCGGATTTAATTCAATCTGTTCCCGAACCAAGACTCAGGCGGCAAGTCTGGCTACGTACTGCATCAGGTCAGCGATTAGCCTATGCTACATCATGGTGGGAAGCGAGTCATGTAGATGAGTATTTGCAGAATCGTTCATTACCGATTTGGGCTAGTCTGGCACGTCTCCGTACAGAGTTGTATAGAGATGTGCGGGGAATCTATTGTGGATACTCGGATGCTTTGGAATCAGGGTTTGGTGTTAAAGGGCCTTTTTGGGGTCGCCATTACCTATTTTGGCATCATGGGCAACCTTTAACTTTAATCTATGAAGTTTTTTCACCTTACTTAACTAAATACTTGGGAGCGATGCAACTGAGTCCTGATGATGGCAAAGTATAG
- a CDS encoding DUF6391 domain-containing protein, protein MNTSASAQGSSSPLDFLNFDWITPQPTQDADLLKQLSFIPGLKEILMVRQVHALEHATVWVLSETRNLQTPKIKPSTVQLDNELLGGLSTDQGFYLYGEVNISDLRRAVALALHRLKSGEWDLAVHPRCGTNLSVAMLLTAGLAIGVHLMLPFRPIEQLIGLGLAATTASELAPDLGLIAQRYVTTSIPFNLVVENITLSRDVWGRQGHFVKVNWREDN, encoded by the coding sequence ATGAATACCTCTGCTTCAGCTCAAGGTAGTTCGTCTCCCCTTGATTTCTTAAATTTCGATTGGATAACGCCTCAACCAACCCAAGATGCTGACTTACTCAAGCAGTTATCTTTTATCCCAGGGTTGAAAGAAATTTTGATGGTAAGGCAAGTTCATGCTCTGGAACACGCTACAGTTTGGGTTTTGAGTGAAACTAGAAACCTGCAAACCCCTAAAATCAAACCCAGCACAGTTCAACTGGATAATGAATTACTAGGTGGCTTGTCTACTGACCAAGGATTTTACCTATATGGGGAAGTCAACATCAGTGATTTGCGGCGTGCAGTTGCCCTTGCTCTCCACCGCTTGAAAAGTGGTGAATGGGATTTAGCTGTACATCCCCGTTGCGGGACGAATTTATCAGTGGCTATGTTATTGACAGCAGGGCTTGCTATAGGTGTACATCTTATGCTGCCGTTTCGCCCCATTGAGCAATTAATTGGCTTAGGTTTGGCAGCTACAACAGCATCTGAACTTGCACCCGATTTAGGTTTAATTGCCCAGCGATATGTCACTACTTCGATTCCCTTTAATCTAGTAGTGGAAAATATTACACTTTCTCGTGATGTTTGGGGTCGCCAAGGTCATTTTGTCAAGGTAAACTGGCGGGAGGATAATTAG
- the ccsB gene encoding c-type cytochrome biogenesis protein CcsB gives MNLVLLQNWLDNASFAVLFLTMLVYWVGAAFPSLAVMNALGTAGMAIANLCIATLLGARWIEAGYFPLSNLYESLFFLSWGITTVHLIAENSSRSRLVGVFTAPVAMSIVAFATLTLPSEMQLSEPLVPALKSNWLMMHVSVMMLSYAALMVGALLAIAFLIVTRGKNIQLQGSSFGNGGYRSNGYRLLKAGELVTQPATSPVENNGFARLESQNNGNSNTAVLNLAATSESPTLTSAEPLSPQRLSLAETLDNISYRIIGLGFPLLTIGIIAGAVWANEAWGSYWSWDPKETWALITWLVFAAYLHARITRGWQGRRPAILAASGFVVVWICYLGVNLLGKGLHSYGWFL, from the coding sequence ATGAATCTGGTTTTGCTCCAGAACTGGTTAGATAATGCTTCCTTTGCTGTGTTATTCCTGACTATGCTGGTGTATTGGGTAGGAGCAGCGTTTCCCAGTTTAGCAGTCATGAATGCTTTGGGAACAGCTGGGATGGCGATCGCCAATTTGTGCATAGCTACCCTTCTGGGGGCGCGCTGGATTGAGGCTGGGTATTTTCCCTTGAGTAATTTGTATGAATCGCTGTTCTTTTTATCTTGGGGAATTACTACTGTTCATCTAATTGCGGAAAATTCTAGCCGTAGTCGCTTAGTAGGGGTTTTTACTGCACCTGTGGCTATGAGTATTGTGGCTTTTGCTACTTTGACTTTGCCGTCAGAGATGCAGTTATCTGAGCCTTTAGTCCCGGCACTTAAGTCAAATTGGCTGATGATGCACGTTAGTGTGATGATGTTAAGTTATGCAGCATTGATGGTGGGTGCTTTGTTGGCGATCGCATTTTTGATAGTTACTCGCGGTAAAAATATTCAACTGCAAGGCAGTTCTTTCGGTAACGGTGGCTATCGTAGTAACGGCTACCGCTTACTCAAGGCCGGAGAATTAGTTACACAACCAGCAACATCACCTGTGGAAAATAACGGCTTTGCTCGGTTAGAAAGCCAAAACAACGGTAATAGTAACACTGCTGTATTAAATTTAGCTGCTACTTCTGAGTCTCCCACTTTGACATCGGCTGAACCCCTTTCACCCCAACGTCTCAGCCTTGCTGAAACCTTAGACAATATTAGCTATCGGATTATTGGGCTAGGATTTCCTCTGCTGACAATTGGCATTATTGCGGGTGCAGTTTGGGCAAATGAAGCTTGGGGTTCTTACTGGAGTTGGGACCCCAAGGAGACTTGGGCTTTGATTACTTGGTTGGTCTTTGCCGCCTACCTCCACGCGAGAATTACTCGTGGTTGGCAAGGCCGCCGTCCCGCAATTTTAGCAGCTAGTGGCTTTGTTGTTGTCTGGATTTGCTATCTTGGTGTCAATCTTTTGGGTAAGGGTTTACATTCTTACGGCTGGTTTTTGTAA
- a CDS encoding DUF3352 domain-containing protein, with product MTPPILSVPMKKRKKPSLVLTLSAAGLLISGGAAAYWLLNQEQLFSRNLLVGANIIPQDALLAVSLTTDPQQWQQLQEFGTKDTQLILNQNLQQLRDRFLTSNGYNFEKDIQPWVGDEVTIAILAPEIRQSAPKPVSTNGNSRTNQQSIVMVLPVKDANKAKSILSQPKTPNATKWSSKTYQGITIQQSEGQTGENISAAFIDERFLVITDNTQVTERAIDAYKNKTSLATTGGFADNFPKIASYQPLAQFYVNIPNAAKIAAVAPNRRLPAQVLAQLQNNQGLAGTVTLESTGVRIKGVSWLNPRSQRVLTVENNAGNMQNRIPAETIMMLSGGDLQQLWSDYVLTSQGNPLAPITPEQMRSGVKSLINLDLERDLLSWMRGEFAVSLIPGTPKPGSTEDFRLALVFMIQANDTQKAKAAIRKLDDVMKNQYQFQIQSATVAGKPVVNWISPFGTRTAIHGWLDGDVAFLAIGAPITDKILPKPHNPLADNLAFQQTVPTEPNPTNGQFYLDVEQTAKNFPLPRLIPQQQTLLDATRSIGVTAAVSDNRSSRYDIFLTLKKSK from the coding sequence ATGACACCACCTATTTTGTCTGTTCCCATGAAGAAAAGAAAGAAACCGTCCTTAGTGCTGACACTCTCGGCTGCTGGGTTGTTGATTAGTGGTGGCGCAGCAGCATATTGGTTGTTGAACCAAGAACAATTATTTTCTAGAAACTTGTTAGTTGGGGCTAATATCATTCCTCAAGATGCTTTATTGGCTGTTTCTCTGACGACAGATCCTCAACAGTGGCAGCAGTTACAAGAATTTGGGACGAAAGATACCCAATTGATTCTCAATCAAAATTTGCAGCAGTTGCGCGATCGCTTTCTCACCAGCAACGGTTACAATTTCGAGAAAGATATTCAACCTTGGGTAGGCGATGAAGTTACGATCGCTATCTTAGCTCCTGAGATCCGCCAATCTGCACCTAAACCAGTATCGACTAATGGAAATAGTAGAACTAACCAGCAGTCAATAGTCATGGTTTTACCAGTGAAAGATGCCAATAAGGCTAAAAGTATCTTATCCCAACCAAAAACACCGAATGCAACTAAATGGAGCAGTAAGACTTATCAAGGGATCACAATTCAACAAAGTGAAGGACAAACTGGAGAAAACATCTCAGCCGCTTTCATAGATGAACGTTTCCTGGTAATTACTGATAATACTCAAGTAACAGAACGGGCAATTGATGCCTATAAAAATAAGACATCCTTAGCAACTACTGGGGGTTTTGCTGATAATTTCCCGAAAATTGCTAGTTATCAGCCTCTAGCGCAGTTTTATGTCAATATACCCAACGCTGCCAAAATTGCCGCCGTTGCACCAAATCGTCGCTTACCAGCGCAAGTTCTAGCACAACTGCAAAATAACCAGGGTTTAGCGGGAACCGTGACGTTAGAGTCAACTGGGGTGAGGATCAAAGGAGTTTCTTGGCTCAACCCCCGTAGTCAACGTGTACTCACAGTCGAAAACAACGCGGGAAATATGCAGAATCGCATACCAGCAGAAACTATCATGATGCTATCTGGTGGTGATTTACAACAGTTATGGAGTGACTACGTTTTAACATCTCAAGGCAACCCCCTCGCGCCCATCACACCAGAACAAATGCGGAGTGGAGTAAAATCTTTAATAAATTTAGATTTAGAAAGAGATTTACTCAGTTGGATGAGAGGTGAGTTTGCCGTCTCACTGATTCCAGGTACTCCCAAACCGGGTTCCACAGAAGATTTTCGTTTAGCTTTAGTGTTCATGATTCAAGCCAACGATACTCAAAAGGCGAAAGCAGCTATCAGAAAGCTAGATGATGTGATGAAAAATCAATATCAGTTCCAAATCCAATCAGCAACAGTCGCCGGAAAACCTGTTGTCAACTGGATTAGCCCTTTTGGTACACGTACAGCAATTCATGGTTGGTTAGATGGAGATGTGGCTTTCTTAGCGATCGGTGCGCCCATCACTGATAAAATTTTGCCTAAACCGCACAATCCACTTGCTGATAATTTGGCATTTCAACAGACAGTACCAACAGAACCCAATCCCACGAACGGACAATTCTATCTAGATGTAGAACAGACAGCGAAAAATTTCCCCTTACCAAGACTCATACCTCAACAACAAACTTTATTAGATGCGACACGTTCCATCGGTGTGACAGCAGCAGTCAGTGATAACCGCAGTAGTCGTTATGATATTTTTTTGACACTCAAGAAATCAAAGTGA